One genomic window of Malaciobacter molluscorum LMG 25693 includes the following:
- the lspA gene encoding signal peptidase II, with product MKKIFLVFFIFATVFIIDQFIKYGFVYFDWGYEGKVLSLQLAYNYGVAFSMFSFLKEYLKFIQLIMLFVGVIYLYFNKSVFYKYFVAIGLLYAGGLSNILDRFTYGAVVDYIYWHYGFEFAIFNFADMIINLAVAIIIYQQLFKKKDKKTSV from the coding sequence ATGAAAAAAATATTTTTAGTATTTTTTATTTTTGCAACTGTATTTATTATAGATCAATTTATTAAATATGGATTTGTTTATTTTGATTGGGGATATGAAGGAAAAGTATTATCTTTACAATTAGCATATAACTATGGAGTAGCATTCTCTATGTTCTCTTTTTTAAAAGAGTATTTGAAGTTTATACAACTGATTATGTTATTTGTAGGAGTTATATATCTCTATTTTAATAAAAGTGTATTCTATAAATATTTTGTAGCTATAGGATTGTTATATGCAGGTGGTTTATCTAATATTTTAGATAGATTTACTTATGGAGCAGTTGTTGATTATATTTATTGGCATTATGGTTTTGAATTTGCGATTTTTAATTTTGCAGATATGATAATAAATCTTGCAGTTGCAATAATAATTTATCAACAACTATTTAAGAAAAAAGATAAAAAAACTAGTGTTTAG
- a CDS encoding 3-isopropylmalate dehydratase large subunit — protein MGQTITEKIFSEHVGREVHAGEIIRCNIDMVIGNDITTPISIRAFEESGKEKLANPDGFAIVLDHFIPAKDIASANQAKISRDFAMKHNLKNFFDEKDMGIEHALLPEKGLVLPGDVIIGADSHTCTHGALGAFSTGMGSTDISFGMITGGNWFKVPESIKVVFNGKPSEFVTGKDLILEVIRILGVDGALYKTLEFTGTTIPHLTMDDRFSLCNMAIEAGAKNGIVAYDEVTKEFLDSRDSLRAEPKIHYSDEDAIYSQVIEIDVENLEPVIAYPFLPSNGHSVTQAVSDEIRVDQVFIGSCTNGRLSDFEVAAKLLEGKKVARHVRLILTPGTQKILREATKLGYIDTLVDAGAVVSNPTCGACLGGYMGILGDNEVCISTTNRNFVGRMGSRSSKIYLANSAVAAASAISGYITDPNSL, from the coding sequence ATGGGACAAACAATAACAGAAAAAATATTTAGTGAGCATGTTGGAAGAGAAGTTCATGCAGGAGAAATCATTAGATGTAATATAGATATGGTGATTGGAAATGATATTACTACTCCTATATCAATTAGAGCATTTGAAGAGAGCGGTAAAGAGAAATTAGCAAATCCAGATGGTTTTGCAATTGTTCTTGATCACTTTATTCCAGCAAAAGATATTGCAAGTGCAAATCAAGCAAAAATCTCAAGAGATTTTGCAATGAAACATAATTTAAAAAACTTTTTTGATGAAAAAGATATGGGAATTGAGCACGCATTACTACCAGAAAAAGGTTTAGTATTACCAGGTGATGTAATTATTGGGGCTGATTCACATACATGTACTCATGGTGCATTAGGTGCATTTAGTACAGGTATGGGAAGTACAGATATCTCTTTTGGAATGATTACTGGTGGTAACTGGTTTAAAGTTCCTGAATCAATTAAAGTTGTATTCAATGGAAAACCAAGTGAATTTGTAACAGGAAAAGATTTAATTTTAGAAGTAATTAGAATTTTAGGTGTAGATGGTGCACTTTATAAAACTTTAGAGTTTACTGGAACTACAATTCCTCATTTAACTATGGATGATAGATTCTCTTTATGTAATATGGCAATTGAAGCCGGAGCTAAAAACGGTATTGTTGCTTATGATGAAGTAACTAAAGAATTTTTAGATTCAAGAGATTCTTTAAGAGCAGAACCAAAAATTCATTATAGTGATGAAGATGCGATTTATTCTCAAGTGATTGAGATTGATGTTGAAAATTTAGAGCCTGTTATTGCATATCCTTTCTTACCTTCAAATGGTCATTCAGTTACACAAGCAGTATCTGATGAGATTAGAGTTGATCAAGTATTTATAGGATCATGTACAAATGGTAGATTAAGTGATTTTGAAGTTGCTGCAAAATTATTAGAGGGTAAAAAAGTTGCAAGACATGTAAGACTTATTTTAACTCCAGGAACACAAAAAATATTAAGAGAAGCAACAAAATTAGGATATATTGATACTTTAGTTGATGCAGGTGCAGTTGTCTCAAATCCGACTTGTGGAGCATGCCTTGGTGGATATATGGGAATATTGGGAGATAATGAAGTATGCATATCTACAACTAACAGAAACTTTGTAGGAAGAATGGGTAGTAGAAGTTCTAAAATTTATCTTGCTAATAGTGCAGTTGCAGCAGCAAGTGCAATTTCTGGATATATTACAGATCCAAACTCTTTATAA
- a CDS encoding substrate-binding domain-containing protein, whose product MTIKKASFTLLSSALITINLNARDQIKIVGSSTVYPFASAVAKKLDETTNYPIPIIISTGSGEGYKLFCKGNNLNTPDIINASRRMKKEEFRICEKNGITNITEAIIGFDGIIFAQSNENKPFSITTKQLALAIAAEVPNKNDKLIKNPYKRWSQVHPSLPNREILIYGPPKSSGTRDTFEDIILKATFKNMNSYISLYNKDKNRYKAYKEYHKIRQDGVYISSGEDDNIIVEKLIKMKNAFGIFGYSFLAKNKDKLIGTKIDGIMPTSKTISSGEYPISRSLYFYIKNSHEKDVPAMKKYIELFMSDKMTGGKGILNKIGLITLPKNKRESVKVSVKKRVKVSIDILK is encoded by the coding sequence ATGACGATTAAAAAAGCCTCTTTTACTTTATTATCTAGTGCATTAATAACAATTAATCTTAATGCTAGAGATCAAATAAAAATAGTAGGCTCATCAACAGTTTATCCATTTGCTTCTGCTGTTGCGAAAAAATTAGATGAAACAACAAACTATCCAATTCCCATAATAATTTCAACTGGTTCAGGAGAAGGGTATAAACTATTTTGTAAAGGGAATAATTTAAATACACCAGATATTATAAATGCTTCAAGAAGAATGAAAAAAGAAGAATTTAGAATATGTGAAAAAAATGGTATTACAAATATAACAGAAGCAATAATAGGATTTGATGGTATCATATTTGCACAATCTAATGAAAATAAACCATTCTCAATTACAACAAAACAATTAGCCCTAGCTATTGCAGCTGAAGTTCCTAATAAAAATGATAAATTAATTAAAAATCCCTATAAAAGATGGTCACAAGTACATCCATCACTTCCAAATAGAGAGATACTTATATATGGACCGCCTAAATCATCTGGAACGAGAGATACTTTCGAAGATATTATATTAAAAGCAACTTTTAAAAATATGAACTCATATATATCTTTATATAACAAAGATAAAAATAGATATAAAGCATATAAAGAATACCATAAAATTAGACAAGATGGAGTTTATATATCATCAGGAGAGGATGATAATATCATAGTAGAAAAACTAATAAAAATGAAAAATGCATTTGGTATTTTTGGATATTCATTTTTAGCTAAAAATAAAGACAAATTAATTGGTACAAAAATAGATGGTATTATGCCGACTTCTAAAACAATATCATCTGGGGAATATCCTATATCAAGATCACTATATTTTTATATTAAAAACTCTCATGAAAAAGATGTTCCAGCAATGAAAAAATATATTGAACTATTTATGAGTGATAAGATGACTGGAGGAAAAGGTATTCTTAATAAAATAGGATTAATTACTTTACCAAAAAATAAAAGAGAATCCGTAAAAGTATCTGTAAAAAAAAGAGTAAAAGTCTCCATTGATATATTAAAGTAA
- the rpsT gene encoding 30S ribosomal protein S20, with amino-acid sequence MANHKSAEKRARQAKIRTERNRFYKTRIKNLTKDVLSAVEANDKEKASEAVKSANKYIHHCVSKGVLKKGNAARKVSRLQTKVNAL; translated from the coding sequence ATGGCAAATCATAAATCTGCTGAAAAAAGAGCTAGACAAGCAAAAATTAGAACTGAAAGAAACAGATTCTATAAAACAAGAATTAAAAACTTAACAAAAGATGTATTATCTGCAGTTGAAGCGAATGATAAAGAAAAAGCTTCTGAAGCAGTAAAATCTGCGAATAAATATATTCACCACTGCGTAAGTAAAGGTGTATTAAAGAAAGGTAATGCTGCTAGAAAAGTTAGTAGATTACAAACAAAAGTTAATGCATTATAA
- the glmM gene encoding phosphoglucosamine mutase yields the protein MKLFGTDGVRGKAGEFLDSITTMKLAMAAGIYFRKHSTTNKILVGKDTRRSGYMIENALVSGLTAIGYDVIQIGPMPTPAIAYLTESMRCDAGIMISASHNPYDDNGIKFFDNHGNKLNSKCEKEIEKIFADREYIISQQKIGKEIGSSKRIDDVIGRYIVSIKSSFPKDLTLHGQRIVLDCANGAAYKVGPTILEELGAEVITINNKPNGYNINDDCGALHPKNVGKMVLETRADLGIALDGDADRLVIIDETGSVVSGDKLLGALCNYLKDESHLVGNACVATVMSNQALEDYLKSKNLELIRTDVGDKNVLEGMKKHNVNFGGEQSGHIIFSDVAKTGDGLASALQVLALIVKSGKKASEILNPFELYPQVLENIVVSQKKPLDEIDGLKKLQDEIKKLGMRDLVRYSGTEKKLRVLLEGKDKKQVEEYMNKLVEFFKNKL from the coding sequence ATGAAACTATTTGGAACTGATGGTGTTAGAGGAAAAGCAGGTGAATTTTTAGATTCTATAACTACAATGAAACTTGCTATGGCTGCTGGAATCTATTTTAGAAAACATTCAACAACAAATAAAATATTAGTTGGAAAAGATACAAGAAGAAGTGGATATATGATTGAAAACGCTTTAGTATCAGGGCTTACAGCTATTGGATATGATGTTATACAAATTGGGCCAATGCCTACTCCTGCAATTGCATATTTGACAGAAAGTATGAGGTGTGATGCTGGTATTATGATAAGTGCATCACATAATCCTTATGATGACAATGGAATAAAGTTCTTTGATAATCATGGTAATAAATTAAATTCTAAATGTGAAAAAGAGATAGAAAAAATATTTGCAGATAGAGAATATATAATTTCTCAACAAAAAATTGGGAAAGAAATTGGTTCTTCAAAAAGAATCGATGATGTAATTGGAAGATATATTGTATCAATAAAAAGTTCCTTTCCTAAAGACTTAACACTTCATGGTCAAAGAATCGTACTTGATTGTGCAAATGGAGCAGCTTATAAAGTTGGACCAACTATTTTAGAAGAGTTAGGGGCAGAAGTAATAACAATAAATAATAAACCTAATGGATATAATATTAATGATGATTGTGGAGCATTACATCCTAAAAATGTAGGTAAAATGGTACTTGAAACTAGAGCAGATTTAGGTATTGCACTTGATGGGGATGCTGATAGACTTGTAATTATTGATGAAACAGGTTCTGTTGTATCTGGTGATAAATTATTAGGTGCGTTGTGTAATTATTTAAAAGATGAAAGTCACTTAGTAGGTAATGCATGTGTTGCAACTGTTATGAGTAATCAAGCATTAGAGGATTATTTAAAATCTAAAAACCTAGAATTAATTAGAACTGATGTTGGTGATAAAAATGTTTTAGAAGGTATGAAAAAACATAATGTAAATTTTGGTGGAGAACAAAGTGGGCATATTATTTTTTCAGATGTTGCAAAAACAGGTGATGGATTAGCTTCAGCACTCCAAGTATTAGCATTAATTGTAAAAAGTGGCAAAAAAGCAAGTGAGATTTTAAATCCTTTTGAACTTTACCCTCAAGTATTAGAAAATATTGTAGTAAGTCAAAAAAAACCTTTAGATGAAATTGATGGATTAAAAAAACTTCAAGATGAGATAAAAAAATTAGGAATGAGAGATTTAGTTAGATATTCAGGAACTGAAAAAAAACTAAGAGTATTACTTGAAGGTAAAGATAAAAAACAAGTAGAAGAGTATATGAATAAACTAGTAGAGTTTTTTAAAAATAAACTATGA
- the prfA gene encoding peptide chain release factor 1 yields MLEDKLQPFIDRYEEINKLLISPDITSDIKKMTELSKEQSSIEPIVNKAKEYIQIVQDIEENKILLEDPELGELAKEELKDLETRKPQLEEEIKVLMIPKDPNDDKNIYLELRAGTGGDEAAIFVGDLFRGYLRYAENNGWKVEIMNSSESEAGGYKELVLLVKGDHAYSKLKFEGGTHRVQRVPATESQGRVHTSAITVAVMPEVDDIEVDINPNDLKIDVMRSSGCGGQSVNTTDSAVRITHIPSGIVVTNQDQKSQHKNKEKAMKVLKARLYDLQMQEQMAQEGAERKAQVGTGDRSGRIRTYNYPQNRISDHRINLTLYRLEYIMNDGLFDEIIDPLIADYQAKLIEISDI; encoded by the coding sequence ATGTTAGAAGATAAACTACAACCTTTTATTGATAGATATGAAGAGATTAACAAGCTGTTAATCTCACCAGATATAACATCTGACATAAAAAAAATGACAGAACTATCAAAAGAGCAATCATCAATAGAACCAATTGTTAATAAAGCAAAAGAATACATTCAAATTGTTCAAGATATTGAAGAAAATAAAATTCTTTTAGAAGATCCTGAATTAGGTGAGCTTGCAAAAGAAGAATTAAAAGATCTTGAAACAAGAAAACCACAACTTGAAGAAGAAATAAAAGTTCTTATGATTCCTAAAGATCCAAATGATGATAAAAACATCTATTTAGAACTTAGAGCAGGGACAGGTGGGGATGAAGCTGCAATTTTTGTTGGTGACCTTTTTAGAGGTTACTTAAGATATGCAGAAAACAATGGCTGGAAAGTTGAAATTATGAACTCAAGTGAGAGTGAAGCTGGAGGATACAAAGAACTTGTATTACTTGTAAAAGGTGACCACGCTTACAGTAAATTAAAATTTGAAGGTGGTACACATAGAGTTCAAAGAGTACCGGCAACTGAGTCACAAGGAAGAGTACATACTTCAGCAATAACTGTAGCAGTAATGCCAGAAGTTGATGATATTGAAGTAGATATCAATCCTAACGATTTAAAAATTGATGTTATGAGATCAAGTGGTTGTGGAGGACAATCTGTAAATACTACAGATAGTGCAGTTAGAATTACTCATATTCCAAGTGGAATTGTAGTAACTAACCAAGACCAAAAATCACAACATAAAAATAAAGAAAAAGCCATGAAAGTTCTTAAAGCAAGACTTTATGATTTGCAGATGCAAGAACAAATGGCTCAAGAAGGTGCAGAAAGAAAAGCCCAAGTAGGTACTGGAGATAGAAGTGGAAGAATCAGAACATATAATTATCCACAAAATAGAATCTCAGACCATAGAATTAACCTTACACTTTATAGACTTGAATACATAATGAATGATGGATTATTTGATGAAATTATTGATCCATTAATTGCTGATTATCAAGCAAAACTTATAGAAATAAGCGACATTTAA